A portion of the Pseudomonas sp. GR 6-02 genome contains these proteins:
- a CDS encoding pilin: MKNQNGFTLIELLIVVAIIGILATFALPQYSKYQSRAKVTAALAEISALKVPFEDIMNQGTDPTLALIGGTATTGNCTITASGTTATGVGTIACTILNAPGPVLSKTITLSRTLAGGWTCATTALQEYAPKGCTGT, from the coding sequence ATGAAAAATCAAAATGGTTTTACCCTGATCGAACTGCTGATCGTGGTGGCGATCATCGGGATTCTGGCGACGTTTGCGTTGCCGCAGTATTCGAAGTACCAATCACGGGCGAAAGTTACCGCTGCGCTTGCAGAAATCTCGGCACTGAAGGTGCCTTTTGAAGACATTATGAATCAGGGTACAGATCCTACCCTCGCTTTGATCGGCGGTACGGCGACTACAGGTAACTGCACGATTACGGCATCGGGTACCACCGCTACCGGTGTGGGCACTATTGCCTGCACGATCCTCAATGCTCCAGGGCCTGTGCTCAGCAAGACCATTACGCTTTCGCGTACCCTCGCCGGTGGCTGGACATGCGCCACCACGGCTCTACAAGAGTACGCACCTAAAGGCTGCACCGGTACCTGA
- the pilB gene encoding type IV-A pilus assembly ATPase PilB — translation MNDIALSGLAKQLVLAELITDQSAQQAYQQAQRDRVSLVSYLVQNKLLKSWQVAEVASEHFGMALLDLNCLEKDTQPKGLVSEKLIRQHHALPLWRRGNKLFVGVSDPSNQQVINDIQFSTGLNTEAILVEEDKLSDAIERFFDSHATDLQEMADVDLDGLDIESVDDQKQDAIGGQDTDDAPVVRFVHKMLLDAIKSGSSDLHFEPYEKTYRVRMRTDGILHEVAKPPTQLANRIASRLKVMASLDISERRKPQDGRIKMRLSKSKSIDFRVNTLPTLWGEKVVIRILDPSSAQMGIDALGYEPEQKDLYMAALKQPQGMILVTGPTGSGKTVSLYTGLNILNTVNINISTAEDPVEINMEGVNQVNVNPRQGMDFAQALRSFLRQDPDVIMVGEIRDLETAEIAIKAAQTGHMVLSTLHTNSAAQTLTRLHNMGIQGFNIATSVSLIIAQRLARKLCSHCKKPIEIPRETLLKEGFPEERIGSFTIYEPVGCNQCNAGYKGRVGIYEVVKNTPDLQRLIMAEGNSLEIDLQMRKDGFNDLRTSGLLKAMQGITSLEEINRVTKD, via the coding sequence ATGAATGACATTGCCCTTAGCGGTCTGGCCAAGCAATTGGTGCTGGCCGAGCTGATCACTGATCAAAGTGCGCAACAGGCGTATCAGCAAGCCCAACGCGATCGAGTCTCACTGGTCAGTTATCTGGTGCAAAACAAATTGCTGAAAAGCTGGCAGGTCGCCGAGGTGGCTTCGGAGCATTTCGGCATGGCCCTGCTGGACCTCAACTGCCTGGAAAAAGACACCCAACCCAAGGGGCTGGTCAGCGAAAAACTGATCCGCCAGCACCACGCCCTACCCCTCTGGCGACGCGGTAACAAACTGTTCGTGGGGGTTTCCGATCCGAGTAATCAACAGGTCATCAACGACATCCAATTCAGTACCGGGCTGAACACCGAAGCCATCCTGGTCGAAGAGGACAAGCTTAGCGACGCCATCGAAAGATTCTTCGACAGCCACGCCACCGACCTGCAAGAGATGGCCGATGTCGACCTCGACGGTCTGGACATCGAGTCGGTCGACGACCAGAAACAGGACGCCATCGGCGGACAGGATACCGATGACGCGCCCGTGGTGCGCTTCGTCCACAAGATGTTGCTCGATGCGATCAAGAGCGGGTCTTCCGACCTGCATTTCGAACCCTACGAAAAAACCTACCGCGTGCGGATGCGCACCGATGGCATCCTGCATGAAGTTGCCAAGCCACCAACGCAACTGGCCAACCGCATTGCTTCCCGGCTCAAAGTCATGGCCAGTCTCGACATCTCCGAGCGGCGCAAACCCCAGGACGGGCGAATCAAGATGCGCCTGTCCAAGAGCAAGTCCATCGACTTCCGGGTCAACACCCTGCCGACCCTGTGGGGCGAAAAAGTGGTGATCCGGATCCTTGATCCGTCCAGCGCGCAAATGGGCATCGATGCCCTCGGCTATGAGCCGGAGCAGAAAGACCTGTACATGGCCGCCCTCAAGCAACCACAGGGGATGATCCTGGTGACCGGGCCCACCGGTTCAGGCAAGACCGTGTCGCTCTATACCGGACTGAACATCCTCAACACCGTCAACATCAACATCTCCACTGCCGAAGACCCGGTGGAAATCAACATGGAGGGCGTCAACCAGGTCAACGTCAATCCCAGGCAGGGAATGGACTTCGCCCAGGCGTTGCGCTCGTTTCTGCGCCAGGACCCGGACGTGATCATGGTCGGCGAAATCCGCGACCTCGAAACTGCCGAAATTGCCATCAAGGCCGCCCAGACCGGGCACATGGTGCTTTCCACCCTGCACACCAACAGCGCTGCGCAAACCCTGACCCGCCTGCACAACATGGGGATTCAGGGCTTCAACATTGCGACCTCGGTCAGCCTGATCATTGCCCAGCGCCTGGCGCGCAAGTTGTGCAGCCATTGCAAGAAACCCATCGAGATTCCCCGCGAGACGCTGCTCAAGGAAGGCTTCCCCGAGGAACGCATCGGCTCATTCACGATCTATGAACCGGTCGGTTGCAATCAATGCAATGCTGGCTACAAAGGGCGAGTGGGGATTTATGAAGTGGTGAAGAACACTCCTGACCTGCAACGGCTGATCATGGCCGAAGGCAATTCACTGGAGATCGACCTCCAGATGCGCAAGGACGGCTTCAACGACCTGCGCACGTCGGGCTTGCTCAAGGCCATGCAAGGCATCACCAGCCTTGAAGAAATCAACCGGGTCACGAAGGACTGA
- a CDS encoding type II secretion system F family protein: protein MAVKAAKISVYAWEGTDRKGAKMTGELTGQNPALIKAQLRKQGINPGKVRKKYASIFSAGKRIKPLDIALFTRQMATMMKAGVPLLQSFEIIGEGFDNPNMRKLVDEVKQEVAAGNSFAAALRKKPQYFDELYCNLVDAGEQAGALDTLLERVATYKEKSESLKAKIKKAMTYPLAVVFVAIIVTGILLVKVVPQFQSVFSGFGAELPAFTVMVIGLSEFMQDWWWMILGVLAGGIFGLRHAFKNSPGFRDRTDTWLLKLPLVGALMYKSAVARYARTLSTTFAAGVPLVEALESVAGATGNIVFKRAVLRIKQDVSTGMQLNFSMRTSGIFPTMAIQMTAIGEESGALDDMLDKVAGFYEAEVDNMVDNLTSLMEPFIMVVLGVIVGGLVVAMYLPIFQLGSAV from the coding sequence ATGGCGGTCAAAGCAGCGAAAATCAGCGTGTATGCCTGGGAAGGCACGGATCGCAAAGGTGCGAAAATGACCGGCGAGTTGACCGGACAAAATCCAGCGCTGATCAAGGCCCAGTTGCGCAAGCAGGGCATCAATCCGGGCAAGGTGCGGAAAAAGTACGCGTCCATTTTCAGTGCCGGCAAGCGCATCAAACCCTTGGACATCGCCCTGTTTACCCGGCAGATGGCGACCATGATGAAAGCCGGCGTACCGCTCCTGCAATCGTTCGAGATCATCGGCGAAGGCTTCGATAACCCGAACATGCGCAAGCTGGTGGACGAGGTGAAACAGGAAGTCGCGGCCGGTAACAGCTTCGCCGCGGCCCTGCGCAAAAAGCCCCAGTATTTCGACGAGCTGTACTGCAACCTGGTGGACGCCGGCGAGCAGGCCGGTGCCCTGGATACCCTGCTGGAACGGGTGGCGACCTACAAGGAAAAGAGCGAAAGCCTCAAGGCCAAGATCAAGAAAGCCATGACCTACCCGCTGGCCGTGGTGTTCGTCGCAATCATTGTGACCGGCATTCTGCTGGTCAAGGTTGTGCCGCAATTCCAGTCGGTATTCTCGGGGTTCGGCGCCGAACTGCCGGCGTTCACCGTGATGGTCATCGGCTTGTCGGAGTTCATGCAGGACTGGTGGTGGATGATACTCGGCGTGTTGGCTGGGGGGATCTTCGGCCTGCGCCATGCCTTCAAGAATTCCCCGGGCTTTCGCGACCGGACGGACACCTGGCTGCTGAAACTGCCGTTGGTTGGCGCGCTCATGTACAAGTCCGCCGTGGCCCGTTACGCCCGCACCCTGTCGACGACGTTTGCCGCCGGCGTGCCACTGGTCGAAGCCCTTGAGTCAGTGGCGGGCGCGACCGGCAATATCGTGTTCAAGCGAGCGGTGTTGCGCATCAAGCAGGACGTTTCGACCGGCATGCAGCTGAATTTTTCCATGCGTACCTCCGGCATCTTTCCGACCATGGCGATCCAGATGACGGCCATTGGCGAAGAGTCCGGCGCGCTGGACGACATGCTCGACAAGGTCGCGGGTTTCTATGAGGCCGAGGTGGACAACATGGTCGATAACCTGACCAGCCTGATGGAGCCGTTCATCATGGTGGTACTGGGTGTTATCGTCGGCGGGCTGGTGGTTGCAATGTACCTGCCCATCTTCCAACTCGGCTCAGCGGTCTGA